One genomic segment of Gasterosteus aculeatus chromosome 6, fGasAcu3.hap1.1, whole genome shotgun sequence includes these proteins:
- the tacc2 gene encoding uncharacterized protein tacc2 isoform X16 gives MQFCRRVLCKPCSARVTSPEEDMEYKMGSCIGISRRQVEAPAESLTRRDDRALLTDASTGRQGLLAEPALPDIAVIAGVEESACEPGDELEFPHDLLPSLDFSSEFHIWESSLGRAQSSSGERKCEQGNPLLAGLQPHMDSRPQGVIDARPHDSDPLLPDAQPPPQPAAAPCQVSKSVTPPLSLLVDRELQEAFQQCEEQMASLGMFNPIEPPSTTSETVKVERKTGDGLVNKSYESSPPPPIVIQQGHSNGVHGNKSTHGDSEAANPRTDTVVFSFRNYILGTESSPTAAKKESEIEAKHSLDKCPELKTDKEIKMVEQKETPTQTQLETTKDLFKEEDNYIALSDREERVNSYAAVGEHCTLDCNSVIKEEGTEATTETVDTKKDNCGNESSNCVCVFEKGETDDSVNETSEGSKDAFAETTTGANNYRDQDQEANTDKWMNSCDKHAGLDKKAKKKEKKKQRKKKKVEEKHIETENKAKTQPENDLKDTSLKNAGNHKGSTADIKPGTRADGQNVICGEQPDNGCDSKRQLSPGGSPSPPLSSPHSRLDHLTDSICSPVSNRAFSHNHITDAPCGVNHSSILQRKQHVTECVIDNHNTPGTYVQNAVINASVHPEKRSCPQTREAKVTSDAAILSHENRSPLSNTQTCVGASGVDAALEEASVVVAALPLATPTMPEVIESKREGESERRDSGERAATVAIAERERAVGDKDLGGVEKCSGSADGEKEGLLDSLSPLALICSRGEEGEAASKESRSVKMPHSSTEAEMNGARGTSARSPDAEMPADKGDGAKEAPLLAACSDTPPYGLLTGPDCLDHSAARSGGAGEGGGGGGGGGGEDVGKKARLTKVHSLFSQPEGSASGVSSAGTESPPPTNVAESQLRSQSWSEPIATISGTICTEQDRHEEAILPLLIELRSGDTNGGVRADLGNNLIAEDAPSCEKSSITETERNDGQVVPPLLPPQHLHTSQQILAERALGVLVGQSSRGTSRGNNRVHFADSVKQEGGSSVVVGRMAVSTMDCASLPPLTVHESLRYPVVEASYTFPDFLGVEKSEIATNAAHAADELATRSSADFPKPQKDVRLDEGGKDTGEKIKEDPVGNENLKTNSVDLKSVDMTCSKQRPSATERSQTGDLSQRVERATADADHSIDEEVSAKVTKHSKGDTEKEALNPGLSTEKKINKLHAEFQKSPVICDEGNQHPPSSCSLDPADDVTRQPLSDVSADLPGEQLSTDLVTCSDTETVTMICTASPQTKPRDPNDQPPTHLDQTPPHGRVTTDAMEIESHSCDLTMEESATSEEVTVCDPSIPVIEQCSSNSSLVLQPPGPMLSHLEFITDSDVSLPEHTIICGSDGDATKVEGGADGNKSREMTRTSSAPDLQHGDIGVKEDETCLKPEDGNYTMESVAELDNSAFNNRNIPFTLLGNVFPPQPPSAGNVLAKGLSGNVISQSHTEPGPTCFKPSICVASITDDLFNISCQRSSDLPTKEACDDIKQKDMNKTPGGQTSVVFAEKKEKVEEATMDNQKEAADSGKLQTGKTVKTQQQCYGPDEEAVDTIEVLQVPHEHEVKNTESTGTNINEGETKIAFASQSQTSSLPALKPAGSPREGLGSKVESGIEPHTVHVLSLCQTPTATPERCSHGATAPDVSAALGQSRSTPEPNCFAQQQEQPQWPLGSRHPAEELSGDCLERGEGTNRQGRPIPALVLGGTGVVEGGDSSVWSVDEWTRDGSSGDGEEGAKSTAALDGVYVPSHLAGDVDESGRAAERNASAGIVRVTASSHAEEIRQGVNENKCPALAVAGSDTDTGFASELVCKGQQKGNLSTDRQDQHGEQETSKNTAVSVESASKEPEASLVQTTVLSKFSTDSQGIHPVVFPCENQAGEIHTSMFSTLVVQAGSVEKDFRDANAKSNSGVTEEREIQDTACEPLELQNAAETTATQSSPAVQTPIKGPDVEETTKEDKAALGKEKASRQGEGQIEIEAMTKQEVTDQTGSAKDSSSFGVSKESGNDTSEYEGMSDGKTVEEVSVNPEAGDLPAGKPETNRIQALKEAAKLSQCEQETSRPLPSLESPQLEFLTPTEEPAAPWRQEEIHPPDRAADNTTETPALNILKKPVDLPKPLKKTAELLEPTRSTKAVFLEEAVKVELPKAPQQTVELPEPTQGTRVEVPEEDRVELPKAPQQTVELPEPTQGTTRVEVPEEEERVELLTAAQQIVELPEGTQGTRVEVPEEEEKVELPKAPQQTVELPEPTQGTRVEVPEEKRVELLTAAQQIVELPEPRREPQTSSEKEEQPPELLESTKSPEEIPEPTNNEIEIPEPNKASTEPPEPEKRLSRELPEEPRETPVESQPGETFKVPAVQDPAEERQDSGSSLAEQAGRGDRVPASPPPPAPEHHLSPAVPPHLQDTTEFPTPPPTPPERHTPEAPPTPPASPCIPPAPLPAPASPPLNPASQCEDRCPAAAPCPAPLSNTFRVKRSPKKSPLSDPSQDPTPTDETPSLRPKDDHATDEEKLASSTGHKWAALHDMEADLNSDQQDFPQPSDLTSFVNENSLPPQTPVQDYEIEYMEKLGSASPPLSVKKPSLYLKLDSVSDSLTKNTCAHGSEPSSPCTGSFEEMEAQITADMKTPVLSTRSGPQGSAGDKGRKREGESLSRTQSAERDEQQHRDACSPVESGVSKNSLYTRTTTSYIEGESTNLPRELDHSLGIARDEIVTKEKEVLEWQRKYEDSRQEVVEMRRIVAEYEKTIAQMIEDDQKEKSLSHHTIQQLIMEKDQALADLNSVEKSLADLFRRYEKMKDVLEGFRKNEEVLKRCAQEYLSRVRKEEQRYQALKIHAEEKLDKANADIAHVRVKSKQEQACHQASLRKEQMKVESLERTLEQKNKEIEELTKICDELIAKMGRS, from the exons GTCGAAGCTCCTGCTGAGAGTTTGACCCGGAGGGACGACCGAGCGCTTCTGACCGACGCCTCGACCGGCCGGCAGGGTCTGCTGGCCGAACCAGCGCTGCCAGACATCGCGGTCATCGCCGGAGTGGAGGAGAGCGCATGTGAGCCCGGAGACGAGCTCGAGTTTCCGCACGACCTGCTGCCCAGTCTCGACTTCAGCAGTGAGTTCCACATCTGGGAGTCCTCGTTGGG CAGAGCTCAGAGCAGCTCAGGCGAGAGGAAATGTGAGCAGGGGAACCCCCTGCTGGCAGGCCTGCAGCCACACATGGACAGCCGACCACAGGGGGTGATCGATGCGAG GCCTCACGACAGCGACCCACTTCTGCCAGATGCTCAGCCGCCACCTCAGCCGGCTGCCGCGCCTTGCCAGGTTTCCAAAAGCGTGACCCCTCCCTTATCGCTGCTCGTAGACCGGGAGCTCCAAGAGGCCTTCCAGCAATGTGAAGAACAAATGGCCTCACTTGGCATGTTTAATCCCATAGAGCCCCCAAGCACCACGTCTGAGACGGTTAAAGTAGAGAGGAAAACTGGAGACGGGTTGGTTAATAAATCCTATGAGTCATCGCCACCTCCTCCTATCGTTATCCAGCAGGGACATAGCAACGGGGTCCATGGAAACAAGAGCACACACGGAGACAGTGAGGCAGCAAACCCTCGGACGGATACAGTTGTGTTTAGTTTCAGGAATTACATATTGGGCACAGAGAGTAGTCCTACGGCCGCAAAGAAAGAGAGTGAAATAGAAGCAAAACACAGCCTGGATAAATGTCCAGAGCTTAAGACGGACAAAGAAATAAAGATGGTGGAGCAGAAGGAAACACCCACGCAGACACAATTAGAAACAACTAAAGATTTATTTAAAGAAGAAGACAATTATATTGCTCTCTCTGACAGAGAGGAGCGTGTCAACTCTTATGCAGCCGTTGGGGAACATTGCACTCTAGATTGTAATTCAGTGATTAAGGAAGAAGGTACGGAGGCAACCACAGAGACTGTAGATACAAAGAAAGATAATTGCGGCAATGAGTCCAGTAATtgcgtttgtgtttttgaaaaaggAGAGACTGATGATTCAGTTAATGAAACATCAGAGGGCAGTAAAGATGCATTCGCAGAGACAACAACGGGAGCAAACAATTACAGGGATCAGGATCAGGAGGCAAACACAGACAAATGGATGAATTCGTGTGACAAACATGCGGGGCTGGAcaaaaaggcaaagaagaaagaaaaaaagaaacaaaggaaaaagaaaaaagtggaaGAGAAGCACATAGAGactgaaaacaaagcaaaaactcagcctgaaaatgatttaaaggaCACATCTCTCAAGAATGCAGGAAATCACAAAGGTTCAACGGCAGATATCAAACCCGGGACACGGGCAGATGGTCAGAATGTGATTTGTGGGGAGCAGCCTGATAATGGGTGTGACTCCAAGCGACAGCTGAGTCCCGGGGGAAGCCCCAGCCCCCCACTATCATCCCCCCACAGCAGGCTGGATCATCTTACTGACTCGATCTGTTCACCTGTGTCCAACCGAGCTTTTTCACATAACCACATAACGGACGCCCCATGTGGCGTTAATCACAGCTCAATCCTGCAGCGGAAGCAACATGTAACCGAATGTGTCATTGACAACCACAATACACCAGGGACGTATGTCCAAAATGCAGTTATCAATGCATCTGTTCATCCTGAAAAGAGATCGTGTCCACAAACCAGGGAGGCTAAAGTTACCTCCGACGCAGCGATACTCTCACATGAGAATCGCAGCCCACTCTCAAACACCCAAACTTGTGTGGGAGCGAGCGGCGTGGACGCTGCCCTTGAAGAGGCTTCAGTAGTGGTTGCTGCGTTGCCACTGGCAACACCCACGATGCCAGAAGTGATAGAAAGCAAGCGAGAGGGAGAAAGCGAGAGGCGTGATTCAGGCGAGAGAGCGGCTACTGTAGCAATcgcggagagggagagagcggtaGGAGACAAAGATCTGGGAGGAGTAGAGAAGTGCTCTGGCTCCGCCgacggagagaaagaaggacTCCTGGACAGCCTTTCTCCGCTCGCGTTAATCTGTTCACGGGGCGAAGAGGGCGAGGCTGCATCTAAGGAGAGCCGCAGCGTCAAAATGCCACACAGCTCGACAGAGGCTGAAATGAACGGAGCGAGAGGGACGAGCGCTCGCAGTCCAGACGCGGAGATGCCAGCAGATAAGGGAGACGGAGCAAAGGAGGCTCCCCTGTTAGCAGCCTGTAGCGATACTCCTCCCTACGGGCTACTCACTGGTCCTGATTGTCTGGATCACAGTGCTGCGCGATCGGGGGgagcaggggagggaggaggaggaggaggaggaggaggaggagaggatgtggGAAAGAAAGCCAGGCTGACCAAAGTGCACAGTTTATTCAGCCAGCCAGAAGGCTCTGCTAGCGGGGTGTCATCAGCTGGGACCGAGTCGCCTCCGCCCACCAATGTTGCAGAGTCACAGCTGAGGTCACAAAGCTGGAGTGAGCCGATTGCTACCATATCTGGGACCATCTGCACTGAACAGGATCGTCATGAAGAAGCAATCTTACCTCTCCTCATCGAACTGAGGTCCGGCGATACTAACGGAGGGGTAAGGGCTGATCTCGGAAATAATTTGATTGCAGAGGATGCCCCGTCTTGTGAGAAGTCATCcatcacagagacagagagaaacgaCGGCCAAGTCGTCCCGCCTTTACTCCCACCTCAGCACCTGCATACTTCTCAACAAATCCTAGCCGAGCGAGCACTGGGTGTGCTCGTAGGGCAGAGCAGTAGAGGCACCAGTAGAGGCAACAACAGGGTTCACTTCGCAGACTCAGTGAAACAAGAAGGCGGTTCCTCTGTGGTTGTAGGGCGCATGGCGGTGTCGACTATGGACTGCGCCTCTTTGCCTCCGCTGACCGTACATGAGAGCTTGCGCTATCCCGTCGTCGAGGCCAGCTACACCTTCCCGGACTTCCTTGGGGTGGAGAAGTCAGAAATCGCCACAAATGCAGCGCACGCCGCGGATGAACTAGCAACACGGAGCTCGGCCGACTTTCCAAAGCCACAGAAAGATGTCCGTCTGGATGAAGGAGGTAAAGATACCGGGGAGAAGATTAAAGAGGATCCAGTAGGTAACGAAAACTTGAAGACAAACTCTGTGGATTTAAAATCAGTGGACATGACCTGCTCAAAACAGCGTCCAAGTGCTACCGAGAGGAGTCAGACTGGGGACCTTTCACAAAGAGTAGAAAGAGCCACCGCTGATGCTGATCATTCAATAGATGAAGAGGTGTCAGCAAAGGTGACCAAGCACTCAAAGGGGGACACAGAGAAGGAAGCCTTAAATCCGGGTTTGTCGACTgagaaaaagataaataagTTACATGCTGAGTTTCAGAAATCACCTGTAATCTGCGATGAAGGTAACCAACACCCTCCATCTTCATGTTCTTTGGATCCAGCTGACGATGTTACCCGCCAGCCTTTAAGCGATGTCTCTGCTGACCTACCTGGTGAGCAGCTCTCTACTGACCTTGTGACCTGTTCAGATACTGAAACTGTGACCATGATCTGCACAGCCTCTCCCCAAACAAAGCCTAGGGACCCAAACGATCAGCCTCCCACCCATTTGGATCAAACACCTCCTCATGGACGGGTTACCACAGATGCCATGGAGATCGAAAGTCACTCTTGTGATCTGACGATGGAGGAATCAGCGACTTCAGAGGAAGTGACAGTCTGTGATCCGTCAATTCCTGTTATAGAGCAATGTTCCAGTAACTCTTCTTTAGTGCTGCAGCCTCCTGGCCCAATGTTGAGTCACTTGGAGTTCATCACTGACAGTGATGTCTCACTTCCTGAGCACACGATAATCTGCGGCAGTGATGGTGACGCCACCAAAGTCGAGGGAGGAGCTGATGGCAACAAGAGCAGGGAGATGACACGCACGTCTTCGGCACCGGATCTGCAGCACGGCGATATCGGCGTTAAAGAAGATGAGACGTGTTTAAAACCGGAGGACGGAAATTATACTATGGAATCTGTCGCTGAACTTGACAATTCTGCATTCAACAATCGGAATATTCCATTTACActactgggaaatgtgtttcCTCCTCAGCCACCAAGTGCAGGCAATGTATTGGCAAAAGGTTTGTCTGGTAATGTAATTTCTCAATCTCACACTGAGCCAGGCCCTACTTGCTTCAAACCCAGTATTTGTGTAGCCTCCATTACGGATGATCTCTTTAACATCAGCTGCCAACGCAGTTCTGACCTGCCTACCAAAGAGGCTTGTGATGACATTAAACAAAAAGATATGAATAAGACACCGGGAGGTCAGACCTCTGTGGTGTTtgcagagaaaaaggaaaaagttgaAGAGGCGACAATGGATAATCAAAAGGAAGCAGCAGACAGCGGCAAGCTGCAGACAGGAAAGACCgtcaaaacacaacagcagtgtTACGGGCCAGATGAAGAGGCTGTAGATACAATTGAAGTCCTGCAGGTACCACATGAACATGAAGTCAAAAATACTGAATCAACAGGAACGAATATTAATGAAGGAGAAACAAAAATTGCCTTTGCATCTCAAAGCCAGACTTCTTCATTACCTGCCCTGAAACCTGCCGGGTCCCCTAGAGAAGGTCTAGGCTCTAAGGTAGAGTCTGGTATCGAACCTCACACCGTTCATGTCCTGAGTTTGTGCCAAACTCCGACAGCAACGCCGGAACGCTGCTCTCACGGGGCCACGGCACCAGACGTGAGTGCAGCTCTTGGCCAATCACGGTCCACGCCAGAGCCAAACTGTTTTGCTCAGCAACAGGAGCAGCCGCAGTGGCCTCTGGGATCCAGACATCCCGCGGAGGAATTATCAGGGGACTGTCTAGAGCGGGGAGAAGGGACTAACCGTCAGGGCAGGCCGATCCCAGCACTGGTTTTAGGGGGGACAGGGGTGGTAGAGGGAGGAGACAGCTCAGTTTGGAGTGTGGATGAGTGGACACGCGACGGCAGCAGTGGtgatggagaagaaggagcCAAATCTACAGCAGCTCTCGACGGGGTTTATGTGCCGTCTCACCTCGCCGGCGATGTTGATGAGAGTGGAAGGGCGGCTGAGAGAAATGCCTCGGCCGGCATAGTGAGAGTCACGGCCTCCTCTCATGCAGAAGAGATAAGACAGGGGGTGAACGAGAATAAATGCCCAGCGTTAGCGGTGGCTGGGTCAGATACAGACACTGGGTTTGCGAGTGAGCTGGTTTGTAAAGGTCAGCAAAAAGGCAATCTATCAACAGACCGTCAAGACCAACACGGAGAACAAGAGACCTCCAAGAACACTGCAGTATCTGTTGAGTCAGCATCAAAGGAACCCGAGGCATCGCTTGTACAAACAACTGTTTTATCAAAGTTCAGCACAGACAGTCAAGGCATTCATCCAGTGGTTTTTCCTTGTGAAAACCAGGCAGGAGAAATCCACACAAGCATGTTCAGTACTCTGGTTGTGCAAGCAGGATCCGTGGAAAAGGATTTCAGGGATGCAAATGCGAAAAGCAACAGTGGTGTAACGGAGGAGCGTGAAATTCAGGACACAGCGTGCGAGCCTCTCGAGCTACAAAACGCTGCTGAAACTACAGCCACACAAAGCAGCCCAGCAGTACAAACACCCATAAAAGGCCCCGATGTAGAGGAGACCACAAAGGAAGATAAAGCAGCCTTGGGCAAAGAGAAAGCTAGCAGGCAGGGTGAGGGACAAATTGAGATTGAGGCAATGACAAAGCAGGAGGTCACAGATCAAACTGGGAGTGCTAAAGACAGTAGCTCATTTGGTGTTTCTAAGGAATCAGGAAATGACACCTCCGAGTACGAAGGAATGTCCGATGGAAAAACTGTTGAAGAAGTGTCTGTGAACCCAGAGGCTGGCGACCTGCCAGCCGGGAAGCCAGAAACAAACCGGATTCAAGCATTAAAAGAGGCCGCAAAGCTTTCTCAGTGTGAACAAGAGACATCGAG ACCCCTCCCATCTCTGGAGTCTCCTCAATTAGAGTTTCTCACTCCGACTGAAGAACCAGCAGCCCCTTGGAGACAAGAGGAGATCCATCCACCAGATCGAGCAGCGGACAatacaacagagacaccagcTCTGAATATTTTGAAGAAGCCAGTGGATCTTCCTAAACCTTTAAAGAAGACCGCAGAGCTCCTAGAACCAACTCGGAGCACAAAGGCAGTGTTCCTAGAAGAAGCGGTGAAGGTAGAGCTCCCGAAAGCACCACAGCAGACAGTAGAGCTCCCAGAACCAACACAGGGCACCAGAGTAGAGGTCCCAGAGGAGGATAGAGTAGAGCTCCCGAAAGCACCACAGCAGACAGTAGAGCTCCCAGAACCAACCCAGGGCACCACCAGAGTAGAggtcccagaggaggaggagagagtagAGCTCCTGACAGCTGCCCAGCAGATAGTAGAGCTCCCAGAAGGAACACAGGGCACCAGGGTAGAggtcccagaggaggaggagaaagtagAGCTCCCGAAAGCACCACAGCAGACAGTAGAGCTCCCAGAACCAACACAGGGCACCAGAGTAGAGGTCCCAGAGGAGAAGAGAGTAGAGCTTCTGACAGCTGCCCAGCAGATAGTAGAGCTCCCAGAACCAAGAAGGGAGCCACAAACTTCctcagaaaaagaagaacagcCACCTGAGCTCCTTGAATCAACAAAAAGCCCGGAAGAGATACCAGAACCTACAAATAATGAAATAGAGATCCCGGAACCAAACAAGGCGTCAACAGAGCCCCCTGAACCAGAGAAGAGGCTGAGCAGGGAGCTGCCGGAGGAGCCCAGAGAAACACCTGTTGAGAGCCAACCTGGGGAGACATTTAAAGTTCCAGCAGTCCAGGACCCTGCTGAGGAGCGACAGGACAGCGG GTCCTCCCTCGCTGAGCAGGCAGGGAGAGGCGACCGAGTCCCGgcctctcccccaccccctgccCCCGAACACCACCTCTCGCCCGCCGTCCCACCTCACCTCCAAGACACCACAGAATTTCCCACGCCTCCTCCGACTCCCCCGGAGAGGCACACTCCTGAAGCTCCGCCAACCCCACCTGCATCTCCCTGcatccctcctgctcctctcccagcccccgcctcccctcctttAAACCCTGCCTCCCAGTGTGAGGACCgctgccctgctgctgcaccCTGCCCGGCTCCTTTGAG TAATACTTTCAGAGTGAAAAGGTCGCCAAAGAAATCCCCGTTGTCCGACCCGTCCCAG GATCCTACGCCCACAGATGAAACTCCCTCTCTGCGGCCAAAGGACGACCACGCCACGGACGAGGAGAAGCTGGCCTCCTCCACCGGTCACAAGTGGGCCGCCCTGCACGACATGGAAGCAGATTTGAACTCTGACCAGCAAGACTTCCCTCAGCCGTCCGACCTCACGTCCTTCGTCAATGAGAACAGTCTTCCTCCCCAGACTCCAG TGCAAGACTATGAGATTGAGTACATGGAGAAGCTTGGCTCTGCTTCGCCT CCGCTGTCCGTGAAGAAGCCGTCTTTGTACTTGAAGCTGGACTCCGTATCTGACAGCTTAACCAAGAATACGTGTGCGCATGGATCAGAGCCCAGTTCCCCCTGCACAGG GAGTTTTGAGGAGATGGAGGCCCAGATAACAGCGGATATGAAGACACCAGTGCTGAGCACCCGGTCCGGACCCCAGGGCTCCGCCGGGGACAAAGGCAGGAAGAGAGAGGGCGAGTCCCTCAGCCGAACGCAGAGCGCGGAGAGGGACGAGCAG cagcacagagatgcGTGTTCTCCAGTGGAGAGTGGAGTGTCCAAGAACTCACTTTACACCAGGACCACCACCAGCTACATTGAAGGGGAGAGCACCAACCTGCCCAGAGAACTGGACCACTCGCTGGGAATCGCACGGGATGAG ATCGTAACAAAGGAGAAAGAAGTGCTGGAGTGGCAGAGGAAGTATGAAGACAGCCgacaggaggtggtggagatgaG GAGGATTGTTGCTGAATACGAGAAGACGATCGCACAGATGATTG